The stretch of DNA CCACGGAAATCGCCAGATGTTACCGAGTCCCACGGCACTGCCGACTGCCGCGAGAATGAAGCCGACCCGCGTTGCCCAGGTGTCGCGTGTCATGTTACCCCAAGCGAGAGGTACTGCCATCAAAAGCCTTCCCGTTTCCCGGTACAGCCGAGACCGTGTTTTCCGTCAGCAACGTGTTGGCGGCTCGATGTACGGTCGTGGATCGATCACTCGTCTGCGGGTATGGATAAAGACGGCTGAAGCTGGCAGCCCGTCCGTTCACTTCTCGGCCGATTCGAACGTCGGCCACGCCGCCTCGACCCGGCGGCCGCCGACGAACGACTGATCTGGGTCGTAGCGTTCCTCGTAGGTGTCGTGGTACTCCATCAGCTGAAACAGGGTCCCGGTAGGGTTGCGCGGCGAGACGAACAGTTCGGTGTAAACCTCGTGTTCCGCCCGATCGACCACGGTGACGCCGGCGTCGGTCAGCGCCGCGGCCACGGCGTCGATGTCGGCGACTTCGCACGTGACGTGATGCAGGCCGGGCCCGTTCGCATCGAGGAACTCCTCCAGAAAGCTTCCCTCGGCGAGCGGCGTGATGAGTTCGAGTCGCGAGGCGTCGCCGAGGATGTAGCCGACCCACCGGAACTCCTCGCCCGGACCGGTGTCGTCGACGTACTTCTCCGCGCCGAGCGCGTGGAGGACGGCCTCGGCCGCTTCGAACTCCTCGACCGCGATCCCAATGTGATCGATCCGGATCGGGGTCTCGTGGGTCATCGATTCACCCGCCTCTCCCCGTTCGCGTGCTCAGTAGTGCGGTTCGCGGCTCGGGATCGCCCGGCTGGATCGTGCGACAGTTCGTCCGTCTGGGGTCGTGGTTCGGTCGTCATTGGTGTCGAATTGGATCTGGCAGTCGATGTGCTATTCGATCGCTCCCACGCCGAGGTGGCGATCGAGGAGCTCGTCGTCGTCTCGCACCGCCGCAGCGGGACCGCTGTGGACGATCTCGCCGTGGGCGAGGATATGCGCGTGGTCCGCGACGTCGAGCGCAACCGGGATGTTCTGCTCGACCAGCAGGACGGTGATCCCGTCGTCGTTCAACTCCCGGATGATGGCCTCGATCTCCCGGACGATGAAGGGTGCGAGCCCCTCGGTGGGTTCGTCGAGCAACAGGAGATCGGGATCGGCGACGAGTGCCCGTGCGATCGCGAGCATCTGCTGCTCACCGCCCGAGAGCACCGAGCCGTAACTCCCCTCACGCTCTCGGAGGTTCTCGAATCGGTCGAGTACCGCGTCGACTGAGGGACCACCCTCGGTCGGCACGCCGTGCTGCCCCATCTCGATGTTCTCCCGTACGGTGAGTCCGGGGAAAACCCGCCGATCTTCCGGGACGAACGTGATTCCTTTCCGAACTGTGTTCTCGGTCGCGAGCCCCGTGATCTCCTCGCCGTCGAAGGTGATCCGGCCGCTCGTGGGACTGAGGTTGCCGACGATCGACCGGAGCGTCGTGGTCTTGCCGACCCCGTTGCGACCCACCAGCGCGACCACCGACCCGCGGTCGACGTCGAAGCTCACGCCCTGGAGCACCTCGGTCAGCCCGTAGCCCGCGTGGACGTCCTCGACCGCAAGCAGCGGGTCGCTCACTGACGGACACCCCCGAGATACGCGTCGCGCACGTCGTCGTCCCCGGCGATCGATTCCGGCGATCCCTCCGCGAGCACCTCGCCGCGGGTGAGGACCGTGATCCGATCCGAGACTCGCATCACGAGGTCGATGTCGTGCTCGATCAGGAGCAAACTTCGATCGGCGAGCACGTCCTCGATCAGGTCCATCGTCGCCCGGGTCTCCTCGCTGCTCATCCCGGCGGTGGGTTCGTCCAGCAGCACGAGGTCGGGATCGGTCGCGAGCACGATCCCGATCTCCAGCCGGCGCTGGTCGCCGTACGCGAGCGTCTCGGCGCGCTCGTCGGCGTGGCTCGCGAGGCCGATCCGGTCGAGCACCTCGTCGGTGTGTGCGGCAACGTCCCCGAACGAGTTCTTGTCACGGAACATCGCGTCGCG from Halococcus salifodinae DSM 8989 encodes:
- a CDS encoding ABC transporter ATP-binding protein gives rise to the protein MTDAVLETEGITKRFGELTAVDRVDLTVEAGEFRSVIGPNGAGKTTLFNCITGALSPTEGTVWFRGEDITNLPSHDRVRRGLGRSFQITNVFGGLAVRENVRLAAQSIFDDDISGRDAMFRDKNSFGDVAAHTDEVLDRIGLASHADERAETLAYGDQRRLEIGIVLATDPDLVLLDEPTAGMSSEETRATMDLIEDVLADRSLLLIEHDIDLVMRVSDRITVLTRGEVLAEGSPESIAGDDDVRDAYLGGVRQ
- a CDS encoding VOC family protein — encoded protein: MTHETPIRIDHIGIAVEEFEAAEAVLHALGAEKYVDDTGPGEEFRWVGYILGDASRLELITPLAEGSFLEEFLDANGPGLHHVTCEVADIDAVAAALTDAGVTVVDRAEHEVYTELFVSPRNPTGTLFQLMEYHDTYEERYDPDQSFVGGRRVEAAWPTFESAEK
- a CDS encoding ABC transporter ATP-binding protein; this translates as MSDPLLAVEDVHAGYGLTEVLQGVSFDVDRGSVVALVGRNGVGKTTTLRSIVGNLSPTSGRITFDGEEITGLATENTVRKGITFVPEDRRVFPGLTVRENIEMGQHGVPTEGGPSVDAVLDRFENLREREGSYGSVLSGGEQQMLAIARALVADPDLLLLDEPTEGLAPFIVREIEAIIRELNDDGITVLLVEQNIPVALDVADHAHILAHGEIVHSGPAAAVRDDDELLDRHLGVGAIE